ATGAAAAAAGAAACTATTTGTGAAGCCGATATTGCAGCTTCTTTTCAAGCGGCAGTTATTGAAGTTATAGTTAACAAAACAATAAAAGCTGCAAAGGAGCATAACATAAACCAAATAGCTTTGGCAGGTGGAGTTGCAGCAAATAGTAAGCTTCGTGAAGAAATGCAAAGAGCATGTGATGAAGAAAAAATTTACTTACAATATCCTTCTATGATTTATTGCACAGACAATGCAGCAATGATAGGAAGCGCAGCTTATTATGACTATTTAAAAGGGGTTAGGCATGGCATGGAGCTTAATGCAGTACCTAATTTGAAAATTGGAGAAAAGTAATCATAAAAGAAATTATGATTTCCACATAATATAGATAGGAACAAGTAGCAATAGTAAATCCCTCAATAAAATAAGCCGATAAATGATGTGTTAATATGTCATTTATCGGCCTTTCTATATTGTGAAATTCGATATTATTTTACGGGCGGAGTGAATACTCGTTGAGCCAATTCAGAATCTATCGCATATAAAATACTAACATCACCATTAGCTCGTTTTAATTTTTGAATAATTGCTTTGAAACTTGCTTCTTCTTCAACCTGCTCGTCAATAAACCATTTCAAAAAGCTAATTGTAGCATACTCCTTTTCTTCAGTAGCAATTTCCATCAATAGATAGATTCTGGAAGTGACAAATTTTTCGTGAGCAAGAGATCTTTCGAAAACATCTAAAGCGTCTGAATAATCTGAAGGAGGAGTATCAAATCCTTGGATATCTATAGTAGAATCCATTTCATTGATATAGTTGAAAAACTTCATTGCATGGAACCTTTCTTCTTCTGCCTGTACTTTGAAAAAGTTTGCAAAGCCATCTAAATCAATGGAATAACAGTAAGCCGCCATTGCTAAATATAAATGAGCAGAATAATACTCATATTTGATTTGAAGATTTAGTTCTTTTACTAATTTTGTGCTAATCATAATGATACCTCCGTATTGTTATATTATTTGCAAATAATAGCTACTTTATCATAAACATGGATACATTACTTGTTAAAATAATAAGAAACCAATTTTAGCACATATAGAGCCTTTGTTGTGTGCATAAATGCATTCATTGTTTATAACTAAGATGTTTCTTGATATGAATAAAGCCTAATACTAGTATAACAATATTTTCTTAAGAAATATAGTATTACTTAATATTAATTATTAATTGTTATTCAGATGTTAAAAAACTGAATAGGGCTTTTCAAAATAATTAGAATGATGTAGAATAAATAAGGATATCAATACATATATATTAATATTTGCTTTGGAGGGAAAAGCTATGAAAACAAAGAAAATCGGAGTAATTATTCCTGCTGCAGGGCAAGGGAAACGTATGAAGGCCGATACGAGCAAACAATATATTGAAGTCGAGGGAAAACCTATTTTAGCGTACACAATTGAAAAATTTCAACAATCAAGCTTAGTAGATGAAATTGTAATTGTGGTTGGACAAAATGAGGTTGAGTATGTTGAGAAATATATAAAAAACAGATATAACTTTACAAAGATAAAAAGCATTATTAAGGGAGGGAAAGAAAGACAGGACTCAGTTTTTGAAGGTTTAAAAGTTTTAAGTCAGGACATTGACATTGTATTGATCCATGATGGAGTTAGGCCCTTAATAAGGATCGAGTCTATTGACTTCATTATTGAAGAAA
This sequence is a window from Firmicutes bacterium HGW-Firmicutes-1. Protein-coding genes within it:
- the ispD gene encoding 2-C-methyl-D-erythritol 4-phosphate cytidylyltransferase; translated protein: MKTKKIGVIIPAAGQGKRMKADTSKQYIEVEGKPILAYTIEKFQQSSLVDEIVIVVGQNEVEYVEKYIKNRYNFTKIKSIIKGGKERQDSVFEGLKVLSQDIDIVLIHDGVRPLIRIESIDFIIEETIKYKACILGVNVKDTIKVIDEYKNVVNTPDRNQLYAIQTPQAFQKELILLAYKESMKDGFRGTDDSTLVERYTDTKVKIVEGSYMNIKITTPEDFIFFKEYMNCSAKNTTNAKIKGKFLL
- a CDS encoding ferritin produces the protein MISTKLVKELNLQIKYEYYSAHLYLAMAAYCYSIDLDGFANFFKVQAEEERFHAMKFFNYINEMDSTIDIQGFDTPPSDYSDALDVFERSLAHEKFVTSRIYLLMEIATEEKEYATISFLKWFIDEQVEEEASFKAIIQKLKRANGDVSILYAIDSELAQRVFTPPVK